A single window of Chloroflexota bacterium DNA harbors:
- a CDS encoding branched-chain amino acid ABC transporter permease, with product MTYVLQQLINAIQLGSIYALIALGYSMVYGVLRFINFAHGDIFMVGAFLSYFAALLIRRLAGSAGIPNALIFLGSMLLAMLGTALVALSIEKIAYRPLRKYRLSVVITALGMGVFLEHMTLVIVGPWRISFQPLISEKVHKVAGVSISTTQLVIIFVSILLMLILEFIVRQTKQGMAMRAISYDREAVPLMGVNVDHIVTLTFAIASCLAAAGGLLYAHAYPIIEPYMGIMVGWKAFISAVVGGIGVIRGAMLGGYILGFVEIAAGAIFPSRMRDLISFVVLMLVLLAKPTGIFGLPLRQKV from the coding sequence ATGACTTATGTCCTGCAGCAGCTCATCAATGCCATACAACTGGGTAGCATCTATGCCCTCATCGCCTTAGGCTACAGCATGGTCTATGGGGTCCTGCGTTTCATCAACTTTGCCCACGGCGATATTTTCATGGTCGGTGCTTTCCTCTCCTACTTCGCCGCTCTGCTCATTAGGCGGCTGGCAGGTTCGGCAGGTATACCCAATGCTCTAATCTTCTTGGGCAGCATGTTGCTGGCTATGCTGGGAACCGCCTTGGTTGCCCTGTCCATTGAGAAGATAGCCTATAGGCCCTTACGCAAGTATCGTCTCTCGGTAGTCATCACGGCTCTGGGGATGGGCGTGTTTCTTGAACACATGACCCTCGTGATTGTAGGCCCATGGCGCATCTCCTTTCAACCTCTTATCAGCGAAAAAGTGCACAAGGTTGCCGGCGTTAGCATCTCCACCACCCAGTTGGTAATCATATTCGTCTCCATATTATTGATGCTCATCCTCGAGTTCATCGTGCGTCAGACCAAACAGGGTATGGCCATGAGAGCTATCTCTTACGATCGGGAGGCTGTCCCATTGATGGGCGTGAATGTGGACCACATTGTCACGCTGACCTTTGCGATTGCCTCCTGCCTGGCTGCAGCAGGTGGACTGCTATATGCACACGCTTACCCCATTATTGAGCCGTACATGGGCATCATGGTGGGTTGGAAAGCGTTTATCTCTGCTGTTGTGGGAGGTATCGGCGTCATCCGAGGTGCTATGCTCGGAGGCTACATCCTTGGATTCGTGGAGATCGCTGCTGGGGCTATCTTCCCATCCCGCATGCGTGACCTGATCAGCTTTGTTGTGCTGATGCTCGTTTTGCTGGCCAAGCCCACAGGCATCTTTGGCCTACCACTTCGCCAGAAAGTGTAG